The following proteins come from a genomic window of Arcobacter sp. F2176:
- a CDS encoding PQQ-dependent sugar dehydrogenase, protein MIKVFIINTMLFLSLFSQTITEFKSENMNISVEKVASNLGIVWGMSMLDNHNMILSLKKGQFVIFNIQNRTLKPLKSSLKLFLQGQAGLLDVKASPSFSKDHTIFFTYVKNIDNKGATTLAKAKLINDKLENIEDILLTQSLSDTTRHFGSRIAFDDKGHIFFGVGDRGIRPNGQDLSTHAGTIIRLNLDGTIPNDNPFINQKNALPEIYSYGHRNPQGLFFYKKNKQLFSGEHGPRGGDEINIIKKGENYGWPVISYGKEYWNPLLSVGESTHKKGMTQPIKYFDPSIAPGSLIIYEGTKFKAWKGNIFQGALKLTHLNRIVIDKNNNVIKEERLLENLDERIRNVIEDKKGNLYISTDSGNIYKLF, encoded by the coding sequence ATGATAAAAGTTTTTATAATAAATACAATGCTCTTTTTATCACTATTTTCTCAAACTATAACAGAATTTAAAAGTGAAAATATGAATATATCTGTAGAAAAAGTTGCATCAAACTTAGGCATAGTTTGGGGTATGAGTATGTTAGATAATCACAATATGATTTTGAGTTTAAAAAAAGGTCAATTTGTTATATTTAATATACAAAATAGAACTCTAAAACCTCTAAAGTCATCTTTAAAACTATTTTTGCAAGGGCAAGCTGGTTTACTAGATGTAAAGGCTTCACCATCTTTTTCAAAAGACCACACGATATTTTTTACTTATGTAAAAAATATTGATAATAAAGGTGCAACAACACTTGCTAAAGCAAAATTAATTAATGATAAACTAGAGAATATAGAAGATATTTTACTTACTCAATCTTTAAGTGATACTACAAGACATTTTGGAAGTAGAATTGCGTTTGATGATAAAGGACATATTTTCTTTGGTGTAGGTGATAGGGGAATTAGGCCAAATGGTCAAGATTTAAGCACACATGCGGGCACTATTATTAGACTTAATTTAGATGGAACAATTCCTAATGATAATCCTTTTATAAATCAAAAAAATGCTTTGCCAGAAATTTATAGTTATGGTCATCGTAATCCTCAAGGACTTTTTTTTTATAAAAAAAACAAGCAACTTTTTAGTGGAGAACATGGACCAAGAGGTGGTGATGAAATTAATATTATCAAAAAGGGTGAAAACTATGGTTGGCCAGTTATTTCATATGGAAAAGAGTATTGGAATCCTTTATTATCAGTAGGTGAGAGCACACATAAAAAAGGCATGACTCAACCAATAAAATATTTTGATCCTTCTATTGCTCCTGGGTCATTGATTATTTATGAGGGGACTAAATTTAAAGCATGGAAGGGAAATATTTTTCAAGGTGCCTTGAAACTTACACATTTAAATCGCATAGTTATTGATAAAAATAATAATGTTATAAAAGAAGAGCGCCTTTTAGAAAATCTAGATGAACGTATTAGAAACGTAATAGAAGATAAAAAAGGTAATCTTTATATTTCAACGGATAGTGGAAATATTTATAAACTTTTTTAA